In Candidatus Zixiibacteriota bacterium, a single window of DNA contains:
- the rpsL gene encoding 30S ribosomal protein S12: MPTINQLIRIGRKEVKGKEKAPALLGSPQRRGVCTRVYTSTPKKPNSALRKVARVRLTNGIEVTAYIPGEGHNLQEHSIVLIRGGRVKDLPGVRYHIIRGTLDTSGVGDRKQSRSKYGTKKPKKAA; this comes from the coding sequence TTGCCGACCATAAACCAGCTCATAAGAATAGGCAGAAAGGAAGTCAAAGGAAAAGAGAAAGCACCGGCTTTGCTGGGCTCTCCTCAAAGAAGAGGGGTATGTACCCGCGTATATACCAGCACTCCCAAAAAGCCGAATTCGGCTTTGAGAAAGGTAGCCCGGGTCAGGCTGACCAATGGCATAGAGGTTACCGCCTACATACCGGGGGAAGGGCATAACCTGCAGGAACACTCGATAGTCTTGATAAGAGGCGGGAGAGTGAAAGACCTTCCAGGTGTCAGATACCATATCATCCGCGGCACCCTGGATACCAGCGGGGTTGGAGATAGGAAGCAGAGCAGGTCCAAATACGGAACTAAAAAACCAAAAAAGGCTGCTTGA
- the rplJ gene encoding 50S ribosomal protein L10 yields the protein MPKEDKTKVVEELKDKFSRSKSFFLTDFTGLNVEEITGLRKDFRAKKIEYRVAKNTLIKLVAKDLSLDQMTEHLEGPTGIAFGYDDPVAPAKVLYEVNKKLSKPRIKIFWVEGKFFKGNEIEKLAKLPSRELLLAQIIASLDSGMRNLIGTLEAILREFVGTVDALTKAKKDIIDNI from the coding sequence ATGCCCAAAGAGGATAAAACTAAAGTAGTTGAGGAACTCAAGGATAAATTCAGCCGAAGCAAGAGTTTTTTTCTAACCGATTTCACCGGGTTAAACGTGGAAGAGATCACCGGTTTGAGAAAGGACTTCAGGGCCAAAAAAATTGAGTATCGGGTAGCTAAAAACACCTTGATCAAATTGGTGGCTAAGGATTTGTCCTTGGATCAGATGACTGAGCATCTGGAGGGCCCAACCGGCATAGCTTTCGGTTATGACGATCCCGTAGCTCCAGCCAAGGTATTGTATGAAGTCAACAAGAAATTGAGCAAACCCAGGATAAAGATCTTCTGGGTAGAAGGGAAGTTTTTCAAAGGGAATGAAATAGAAAAATTAGCCAAACTCCCCTCCAGAGAACTATTATTGGCACAGATAATAGCCAGTCTGGATTCCGGCATGAGAAACCTGATTGGCACCCTGGAAGCGATTCTTCGAGAGTTCGTGGGTACCGTAGACGCTTTAACTAAGGCAAAAAAAGATATTATAGATAATATATAG
- the rplL gene encoding 50S ribosomal protein L7/L12: MEKGSVEKIVDLVEKMTVLELSELSKALQEKFGVTPAVAVAQAGPAAGAAPAGAAVEEKTEFAVILVSAGEKKIQVIKVVRELTALGLKEAKDLVDGAPKPIREGIPKEEAESIRTKLVEAGATVEIK; this comes from the coding sequence GTGGAGAAAGGCAGTGTAGAGAAAATCGTGGATCTGGTCGAGAAAATGACCGTGCTGGAATTATCCGAGCTTTCAAAAGCCCTGCAGGAGAAGTTCGGCGTAACTCCAGCCGTGGCCGTGGCTCAAGCCGGTCCAGCAGCAGGAGCAGCTCCAGCCGGTGCTGCAGTTGAAGAGAAAACCGAGTTCGCAGTGATCCTAGTCTCTGCCGGGGAAAAGAAGATCCAGGTAATCAAGGTTGTCAGGGAATTAACCGCTCTGGGATTAAAAGAAGCTAAGGATTTAGTGGATGGAGCTCCCAAACCGATCAGGGAAGGGATTCCCAAAGAGGAAGCCGAATCGATCAGGACCAAGCTGGTGGAAGCAGGGGCGACCGTAGAAATTAAGTAA
- the rpoB gene encoding DNA-directed RNA polymerase subunit beta — translation MAKVREIERKSYSKLREILEVPNLLEVQKESFREFLQAETEPEKRKNVGLQAVFNETFPITDVRENYSLEFVKCILGTPRYSIKECQERNMTYAAPLKATLRLVIREPEGKDKRVKDIIEQDVFLGELPVLTETGTFVINGAERVIVSQLHRSPGVFFDEETNPNGKRLFSARIIPYRGSWVEFNIDANDIMYVYIDTRRRLPVTTLLRALGYSTDLEIIKLFYEVETVEIPGVRKDKMVGKFSAENVVEKEKGVTLLRGGEIITEEHLEKIREYKIPRIKILETDLTKDTGVILNTLHKDQTLSQEEALFKIYSVLRPGGEPPSVEMAQQLLDRLFFNSKRYDLGEVGRYKLDQRLSLDIPLEQTTLDKKDFIAIIKYLIKLSNGEGEVDDIDHLGNRRARSVGELLSNQFLIGLTRMARTIRERMSLKDIESITPHDLVNARTVSSVVESFFGSSQLSQFMDQTNPLAELTHKRRLSALGPGGLTRERAGFEVRDVHHTHYGRMCPIETPEGPNIGLIASLSAYARINKYGFLDTPYRKVKNGKVTEEIEYLTADQEDKYFIAQANEPLKKDGRFVNLLVKARSRADYPVIQPEKIDYMDVSPKQLVSVAAALIPFLEHDDANRALMGSNMQRQAVPLLIPEAPIVGTGMEKKAALDSGATIIARRSGVVENVSSDLIVIRPTDKHKDGDEFLEMDEYQLLKFKRSNQDTCINQRPLVKPGDKVEAGDCIADGFSTDKGELALGANVLVAFMPWRGYNFEDAIIVSERLVSHDTFTSIHIEEFELQARDTKRGAEELTRELPNVSEEAVMNLDERGIVRVGAEIEAGDILVGKVTPKGETELSPEERLLRAIFGEKAGDVRDASLKAPPGMKGIVIDSKVFSRKERSDESKKQEKNEVSRLKRAHQKQMDSLKVTRDQKLRELLNGETARTIRKISDGSILFRAGFKFKEDSFDKIDFDDLSAEEGFIQDQKVNKRIEQLLSKYNQLLQEKRTQLEIELEKISRGAELPPGVVQLVKVNVASKRKMSVGDKIAGRHGNKGVVARVVPMENMPYLPDGTPVDLILNPLGVPSRMNVGQILETHLGWAVKKMGLYVSSPVFDGATLEEVKEALKQAGLPESGKSLLYDGMSGEPFDKPITVGYIYMMKLSHLVDDKIHARSIGPYSLVTQQPLGGKAQFGGQRFGEMEVWALEAYGAAYTLQEMLTVKSDDVSGRSRIYEAIVKGENQPEPGIPESFNVLVKELQSLCLDVDLMEG, via the coding sequence TTGGCAAAGGTAAGAGAAATCGAAAGGAAGTCTTACTCAAAGCTCAGAGAAATTCTGGAGGTACCTAATCTTTTAGAGGTACAGAAGGAATCATTTCGGGAATTCCTTCAGGCTGAGACCGAACCTGAAAAAAGAAAAAATGTAGGACTCCAGGCAGTATTCAACGAAACCTTTCCTATAACGGATGTCCGTGAGAATTATTCTCTGGAGTTCGTGAAATGTATCCTTGGCACTCCGAGATACAGCATAAAAGAATGCCAGGAAAGGAATATGACTTATGCCGCCCCTTTGAAAGCCACATTGCGTCTGGTTATCCGGGAACCAGAGGGGAAAGATAAAAGGGTTAAGGATATAATCGAACAGGATGTCTTTTTGGGTGAATTACCCGTCTTGACAGAAACCGGCACCTTTGTGATCAACGGGGCTGAAAGAGTGATAGTGAGCCAGCTTCACCGTTCTCCGGGGGTCTTTTTTGACGAGGAGACTAACCCGAACGGCAAAAGACTTTTTTCTGCCAGGATCATTCCGTACCGCGGTTCCTGGGTCGAGTTCAATATCGATGCCAACGATATAATGTACGTTTACATCGATACCCGCAGGAGGCTTCCGGTGACCACACTGTTGCGGGCACTGGGGTATTCCACTGACCTTGAGATCATCAAGCTTTTCTATGAGGTAGAAACGGTTGAAATCCCCGGGGTTCGCAAGGACAAGATGGTAGGCAAATTCTCTGCAGAAAACGTGGTGGAAAAAGAGAAGGGGGTAACGCTTCTGCGAGGCGGAGAGATTATAACTGAAGAGCATCTGGAGAAAATAAGAGAATATAAGATCCCCCGGATTAAAATCCTGGAGACTGACTTAACCAAAGATACCGGGGTGATTTTAAATACCCTGCATAAAGACCAGACTCTCTCTCAGGAAGAAGCCCTTTTTAAGATTTACTCCGTTTTGCGGCCTGGTGGAGAACCCCCCAGCGTGGAAATGGCTCAGCAACTTTTAGATAGGCTTTTCTTTAATTCCAAAAGATATGATCTGGGTGAAGTCGGAAGATACAAGCTGGATCAAAGACTTTCCCTGGATATTCCTCTGGAACAAACTACTCTGGACAAAAAGGATTTTATAGCGATTATCAAATACCTCATAAAGTTAAGTAACGGAGAGGGTGAAGTAGACGATATCGACCATCTGGGTAATAGAAGAGCTCGCTCGGTTGGAGAACTTCTCTCTAACCAGTTTTTAATCGGCCTGACCCGGATGGCTCGCACGATTAGGGAGAGGATGAGTCTGAAGGATATTGAATCTATTACCCCGCATGATCTGGTTAATGCCCGGACCGTATCCTCGGTGGTCGAAAGTTTCTTCGGCTCCAGTCAGCTCTCCCAGTTTATGGACCAGACCAACCCACTGGCTGAGCTAACCCATAAAAGAAGGCTTTCCGCCCTGGGTCCCGGAGGTCTGACCAGGGAAAGGGCAGGATTTGAGGTGCGAGACGTGCATCATACCCATTATGGAAGGATGTGTCCGATAGAGACTCCGGAAGGTCCCAACATAGGGCTAATCGCCTCCCTTTCAGCTTATGCTCGGATAAACAAATACGGTTTTCTGGATACTCCTTATCGAAAAGTCAAGAATGGAAAAGTAACTGAAGAGATCGAGTATCTTACTGCTGATCAGGAAGATAAATATTTCATAGCCCAGGCAAATGAGCCTCTTAAGAAAGATGGCCGGTTTGTCAATCTTTTAGTTAAAGCTCGCTCCCGTGCGGATTATCCCGTTATCCAGCCGGAAAAAATTGACTATATGGATGTCTCGCCTAAACAGCTGGTGAGCGTGGCGGCAGCTTTGATACCTTTCTTAGAGCACGATGATGCTAACCGGGCACTGATGGGGTCTAACATGCAAAGACAAGCAGTTCCCCTGCTCATCCCCGAAGCCCCTATCGTAGGAACTGGCATGGAGAAGAAAGCGGCTCTGGATTCAGGTGCAACTATTATCGCCAGAAGGAGTGGAGTGGTGGAGAATGTCTCCTCAGATCTGATAGTTATCCGTCCAACTGATAAACACAAAGATGGAGATGAATTTCTGGAAATGGATGAGTATCAACTGCTTAAATTCAAAAGGTCTAACCAGGATACCTGCATCAACCAGAGACCCCTGGTTAAACCTGGGGATAAAGTGGAAGCCGGTGACTGCATTGCCGACGGATTTTCCACTGATAAAGGAGAGCTGGCTTTAGGAGCTAATGTTCTTGTCGCCTTTATGCCCTGGAGAGGATATAATTTCGAAGATGCCATAATTGTCAGCGAAAGGCTGGTCTCTCATGACACCTTTACTTCTATCCATATAGAGGAATTTGAACTTCAGGCAAGAGATACCAAGAGGGGAGCAGAAGAATTGACCCGGGAACTCCCCAATGTCTCAGAGGAAGCTGTGATGAATCTTGACGAAAGGGGGATTGTCAGGGTCGGAGCTGAGATAGAGGCTGGAGATATACTGGTCGGTAAGGTAACCCCTAAAGGCGAGACCGAGCTTTCTCCTGAAGAAAGATTGCTAAGAGCCATTTTCGGAGAAAAAGCCGGAGATGTGAGAGATGCTTCATTAAAAGCACCTCCCGGGATGAAGGGAATAGTCATAGATTCTAAAGTCTTCTCCCGAAAGGAGAGGTCCGATGAATCCAAGAAACAGGAGAAAAACGAAGTCTCCAGACTCAAAAGAGCACATCAGAAACAGATGGATAGCCTCAAAGTGACCCGCGATCAGAAACTCAGGGAACTTTTGAATGGAGAGACTGCCAGGACAATTCGTAAAATCTCCGATGGTTCGATTTTATTCCGTGCAGGCTTTAAGTTCAAAGAAGATTCTTTCGATAAAATTGATTTTGATGATCTTTCAGCCGAAGAGGGATTTATCCAGGATCAAAAGGTCAACAAGCGTATTGAACAGCTATTGTCTAAGTACAATCAACTGCTTCAGGAGAAAAGAACTCAACTGGAGATTGAGCTGGAAAAAATCTCCAGGGGTGCTGAGTTACCGCCTGGGGTCGTTCAGTTAGTCAAGGTGAATGTAGCTAGTAAAAGAAAAATGTCGGTTGGAGATAAGATCGCGGGAAGACACGGGAATAAAGGGGTTGTCGCCAGGGTAGTTCCAATGGAAAATATGCCTTACCTTCCAGATGGAACTCCGGTGGATCTGATATTGAATCCTTTGGGAGTTCCCTCCAGGATGAACGTCGGGCAGATCCTTGAAACCCATCTGGGATGGGCGGTAAAGAAAATGGGCCTTTATGTATCCAGCCCGGTTTTCGACGGAGCAACCCTGGAAGAGGTTAAGGAGGCTTTAAAACAAGCCGGGCTTCCTGAATCGGGCAAATCTCTCCTGTACGATGGGATGAGCGGTGAACCTTTTGATAAGCCGATCACCGTGGGATATATTTACATGATGAAGCTTTCTCATCTGGTAGACGATAAAATCCATGCTCGTTCTATCGGACCATATTCCCTGGTCACCCAGCAGCCTTTAGGTGGTAAGGCGCAGTTCGGCGGACAGAGATTTGGAGAGATGGAAGTCTGGGCTTTGGAAGCTTATGGAGCTGCTTATACCCTGCAGGAGATGCTTACGGTTAAATCAGATGACGTGTCAGGAAGATCCAGGATCTATGAAGCCATAGTCAAGGGTGAGAATCAGCCGGAGCCGGGGATTCCCGAATCGTTCAACGTGTTAGTCAAAGAGTTGCAGAGCTTATGCCTGGACGTAGATTTAATGGAAGGGTAG
- the rplA gene encoding 50S ribosomal protein L1, which produces MKRGKKYRKAKESLDSTKKCDLKEGIKLVKGSAFAKFDESVELSVRLGVDPKYSDQIVRGNVLLPHGIGKKVKILVLTKGEKEKEAKEAGADLVGAEEYIEKISSGWTDVDAIVATPDMMGTIGKLGKILGPKGLMPNPKSGTVTFEVAKAVKELKAGKVEFRVDKAGNIGAIIGKVSFPEEQLYENARVLFDAILRAKPASAKGQYLKTAAISSTMGVGVKLDTQTIIALFK; this is translated from the coding sequence ATGAAAAGAGGTAAAAAGTACAGAAAAGCTAAAGAGAGTCTGGATAGCACCAAGAAATGCGATTTAAAGGAAGGAATAAAGCTGGTGAAGGGTAGTGCCTTTGCTAAGTTTGACGAAAGCGTGGAACTATCAGTCAGGCTGGGTGTTGATCCCAAGTATTCTGATCAAATAGTCCGGGGAAATGTGCTGCTCCCTCACGGGATTGGTAAGAAAGTCAAGATCCTGGTATTGACCAAAGGGGAGAAAGAAAAGGAGGCAAAAGAGGCCGGTGCAGATTTGGTAGGGGCTGAAGAATATATAGAGAAAATCAGCTCTGGCTGGACAGACGTGGACGCTATTGTAGCCACTCCGGATATGATGGGAACTATCGGCAAGTTAGGCAAGATCTTGGGTCCAAAGGGGCTTATGCCCAACCCCAAATCCGGAACAGTAACTTTTGAGGTGGCCAAGGCTGTTAAAGAGCTGAAAGCAGGAAAGGTGGAATTCAGGGTGGATAAAGCAGGCAACATCGGAGCAATCATCGGTAAAGTCTCTTTTCCTGAAGAGCAGCTTTATGAAAATGCCAGAGTACTTTTTGATGCTATCTTAAGAGCCAAGCCCGCTTCAGCCAAGGGGCAGTACCTGAAAACTGCCGCCATTTCCTCTACTATGGGAGTGGGCGTAAAACTGGATACGCAAACGATCATTGCTCTATTTAAATAA
- a CDS encoding DNA-directed RNA polymerase subunit beta', which yields MQNKNFKKPSDFYAIKIQLASPETIRSWSYGEVTKPETINYRSFKPERDGLFCERIFGPVKDWECNCGKYKRVRFKGITCDRCGVEVTQSRVRRERMGNIELAVPVTHIWFFKSIPTRIGYLLDLSIRELERILYYESYIVIDPGNTHLKYKDIITEDEYQELEGAGKEFVAQMGAPAILELLRQIDIEELSIQLRTQVRIETSAQRKKDILKRLKVIESFRQSSNKPEWMILRVIPVIPPDLRPLVPLEGGRFATSDLNDLYRRVINRNNRLKKLIEIKAPEVILKNEKRMLQEAVDALLDNGRRTQSVSGDTRRPLKSLSDLLKGKQGRFRQNLLGKRVDYSGRSVIVVGPELKLHECGIPKTMALELFKPFIIKKLEEKGFVSTVKSAKKFVEKEKPEVWDILEEIIQDHPVLLNRAPTLHRLGVQAFYPLLVEGKAIRIHPLVCSAFNADFDGDQMAVHVPLSFEAQLEARVLMLSVNNLLLPSNGRPVVTPSQDIVLGCYYLTKVKPKDKGEGKTFSSVEEILFALENKLVGLNALIKIKLNVVKSQEKAKEAIFVLGNKVIEAKDRIEIGENDKRNGKKSGLETTPGRIIFNLIIPDELGFFNDLATKGKLEELIARAYRELGNYQTAVLLDKMKNIGFEYATLAGITVGIDDLMIPEKEKEELIERTSKEIDKIQRQYENGVITNGERYNKVVDAWTHTTNEVAEAMFEGLKKAENGFNPVYMMADSGARGSKDQIRQLAGMRGLMAKPQKKITGQIGEIIESPITSNFKEGLSVLEYFISTHGARKGLADTALKTADAGYLTRRLVDVAQDVIINEVDCGTILGLNVGALKEGEEVIESLKDRILGRVALEDVMDPITSENLAVAGEEINEEAAARIEESGIETAKIRSVLTCESKRGVCAKCYGRNLATNRMVDLGEAVGVMAAQSIGEPGTQLTLRTFHIGGTAARITEQSKATAKAEGKVVFKKVKTVARKDSEKTAWIVLNRDGEISLVDEQERVRAKYNVPYAAILRVNEKARVQKGEVLFEWDPYSNTILSDYSGKVEFVDLKDDVTFREELDETTGLRQRVVIEHKDKTLRPHITILDEKGKKVGNYSIPTRAYLLVHDGDKIQAGDSLVKIPRDISKTRDITGGLPRVAELFEARKPKDLAIVSEVDGMVEFGKIVRGANQVYVQGDQGEKREYLIPHGKHLRVHSGDLVKAGDKLCEGPIDPHDILKIKGANAVQEYLVNEIQEVYRLQGVKINDKHIEVIVSQMLQKVRVDNVGDTNFLESEQVDKIRFREENEKVIAEGGEPATFQPLLLGITKASLTTDSFISAASFQETTRVLTEAAISGKTDYLLGLKENVIIGRLIPAGTGLEYYRNIQLKEEEKVEAETSIVKENA from the coding sequence ATGCAGAATAAGAATTTTAAAAAACCCTCTGATTTTTATGCTATAAAAATACAGTTAGCTTCTCCGGAAACTATCAGGTCCTGGTCGTATGGAGAAGTGACTAAACCAGAAACCATAAATTACCGGTCTTTTAAACCGGAAAGAGACGGTCTTTTCTGCGAGAGAATTTTTGGTCCGGTCAAAGACTGGGAGTGCAACTGCGGCAAGTATAAGAGGGTAAGATTTAAAGGAATAACCTGTGATAGATGCGGAGTTGAGGTTACCCAATCCAGAGTTAGAAGAGAAAGGATGGGGAATATTGAATTAGCCGTCCCGGTAACTCATATCTGGTTTTTCAAGTCGATACCCACCCGCATAGGATACCTGCTGGACCTATCCATTCGAGAATTAGAAAGAATTTTATATTACGAGTCATATATCGTAATCGATCCGGGTAATACCCATCTGAAATATAAAGATATCATAACTGAAGATGAATATCAAGAATTAGAAGGAGCGGGAAAGGAATTTGTTGCCCAGATGGGAGCTCCAGCCATACTGGAGCTTTTAAGGCAAATCGACATCGAGGAACTTTCTATCCAATTAAGGACCCAGGTCAGGATAGAGACTTCAGCCCAGAGGAAAAAAGATATCTTAAAGAGGCTTAAAGTAATAGAATCGTTCAGACAGTCAAGCAATAAACCGGAATGGATGATATTGAGAGTAATTCCTGTAATTCCACCGGATCTAAGGCCTCTGGTTCCGTTGGAGGGTGGAAGATTTGCAACCTCGGATTTGAATGACCTTTATCGCCGGGTAATTAATCGTAATAATCGCCTGAAGAAACTAATAGAGATAAAAGCTCCTGAGGTCATCCTCAAAAACGAAAAAAGGATGTTACAGGAGGCTGTAGATGCCTTACTGGACAATGGTAGAAGAACACAATCAGTCAGCGGTGATACCAGGAGACCTCTGAAATCTCTATCCGACCTGCTTAAAGGCAAACAGGGCAGATTCAGACAGAACCTCTTAGGTAAAAGGGTGGACTATTCAGGCCGGTCAGTAATCGTGGTCGGGCCTGAGCTTAAACTTCATGAATGCGGAATACCTAAAACTATGGCTCTGGAGCTTTTCAAACCTTTTATAATTAAGAAATTAGAGGAAAAAGGGTTCGTCTCAACGGTCAAGTCGGCTAAGAAATTTGTGGAAAAAGAAAAGCCAGAGGTCTGGGATATCTTAGAAGAGATAATCCAGGACCATCCGGTACTTTTGAATCGAGCTCCTACGCTTCACCGTCTTGGAGTTCAAGCCTTCTATCCTTTGTTAGTTGAAGGTAAGGCAATTAGAATACATCCTCTGGTATGCTCAGCCTTCAATGCTGATTTCGATGGAGATCAGATGGCAGTCCATGTGCCTCTCTCCTTTGAAGCACAATTAGAGGCCAGGGTGCTGATGCTTTCAGTCAATAACCTGTTGCTTCCTTCCAATGGCCGCCCGGTTGTGACTCCCTCTCAGGATATCGTGCTGGGCTGTTATTACCTGACCAAGGTAAAACCCAAAGATAAGGGAGAAGGAAAGACCTTCTCCTCAGTGGAAGAGATTCTTTTCGCTTTAGAGAATAAATTAGTCGGGCTGAATGCACTGATCAAAATCAAGCTGAATGTAGTCAAATCACAGGAAAAGGCTAAGGAAGCGATTTTCGTTTTAGGAAACAAAGTCATTGAAGCTAAGGATAGGATTGAGATAGGTGAAAATGATAAAAGGAATGGAAAGAAATCAGGTTTAGAGACAACCCCGGGCAGGATTATCTTCAACCTGATTATTCCGGATGAACTGGGTTTCTTTAATGACCTGGCTACCAAGGGTAAATTAGAAGAGCTGATTGCCAGAGCATATCGTGAATTAGGTAATTACCAGACAGCGGTTCTTTTGGATAAGATGAAGAATATCGGTTTTGAATATGCAACCTTAGCCGGAATCACTGTGGGGATCGATGATCTGATGATTCCGGAAAAAGAGAAGGAAGAACTGATAGAAAGAACCAGTAAAGAGATAGATAAAATCCAGAGACAGTATGAGAACGGAGTGATAACTAACGGAGAAAGATATAACAAAGTAGTGGATGCCTGGACTCATACCACCAATGAGGTAGCTGAGGCGATGTTCGAAGGGTTGAAGAAAGCTGAGAATGGGTTTAATCCCGTTTACATGATGGCAGATTCCGGAGCCAGAGGCAGCAAAGATCAGATAAGACAGCTGGCCGGAATGAGAGGGTTGATGGCTAAACCTCAGAAAAAGATCACCGGTCAGATCGGGGAGATCATAGAGTCTCCGATCACCTCTAACTTCAAGGAGGGATTAAGCGTTTTGGAGTACTTCATCTCCACTCATGGAGCCCGAAAAGGGTTGGCCGATACTGCCTTGAAAACTGCGGATGCAGGCTATCTCACCCGCAGGCTGGTCGATGTAGCTCAGGATGTGATCATCAACGAGGTCGATTGCGGAACGATTTTAGGTTTGAACGTCGGAGCTCTAAAAGAAGGTGAAGAAGTCATCGAGTCTCTGAAGGACCGGATTTTAGGAAGGGTAGCCTTAGAAGATGTCATGGATCCGATCACCAGTGAGAACTTGGCTGTGGCTGGCGAAGAGATCAACGAAGAAGCTGCTGCCCGGATTGAGGAGAGTGGCATTGAGACGGCGAAGATAAGGTCCGTTCTGACCTGTGAGTCCAAAAGAGGAGTTTGTGCTAAATGCTATGGCAGGAATCTGGCCACCAACAGGATGGTAGACTTGGGCGAGGCGGTTGGGGTGATGGCAGCCCAGAGCATCGGAGAGCCGGGCACCCAGTTAACCTTAAGGACTTTCCATATCGGAGGTACAGCAGCTCGAATTACTGAGCAGTCAAAAGCTACTGCTAAAGCCGAGGGGAAAGTAGTTTTTAAGAAAGTTAAAACAGTTGCCAGAAAAGATAGTGAAAAAACAGCGTGGATAGTTTTGAACAGGGATGGCGAGATTAGCCTGGTGGATGAACAGGAAAGGGTCCGGGCTAAATATAATGTTCCCTACGCAGCCATTTTAAGGGTAAACGAGAAGGCACGCGTTCAAAAAGGAGAGGTCCTGTTCGAATGGGATCCTTATAGCAATACCATACTTTCGGATTACAGCGGTAAGGTGGAGTTCGTTGACCTGAAAGATGATGTTACCTTCAGGGAAGAGCTGGATGAAACCACCGGACTGCGCCAGCGAGTCGTTATCGAACATAAAGATAAAACTCTCAGGCCTCATATAACCATACTGGACGAGAAGGGAAAAAAGGTGGGGAATTACTCTATTCCTACCAGGGCATATCTCCTGGTGCACGATGGTGATAAAATTCAGGCTGGTGATTCCCTGGTAAAAATCCCCAGGGATATCTCCAAGACCAGAGACATAACCGGTGGGCTTCCACGAGTGGCTGAGCTTTTCGAAGCCAGAAAGCCAAAGGATTTAGCTATTGTCAGCGAGGTAGATGGGATGGTGGAGTTCGGCAAGATAGTCCGGGGAGCCAATCAGGTTTATGTGCAGGGAGATCAGGGAGAGAAAAGAGAATACCTGATTCCCCACGGCAAACATTTAAGAGTCCATTCAGGGGACCTGGTGAAAGCTGGAGACAAGCTGTGCGAAGGTCCAATAGATCCGCATGATATTCTAAAGATTAAAGGTGCGAATGCGGTTCAGGAATATCTGGTCAACGAGATTCAAGAGGTCTATCGACTGCAGGGAGTGAAAATCAACGACAAGCATATCGAGGTTATCGTTAGCCAGATGCTGCAGAAGGTAAGGGTGGATAACGTGGGGGATACCAATTTCCTCGAAAGCGAACAGGTGGACAAGATAAGATTCAGGGAGGAGAATGAAAAAGTGATCGCGGAAGGCGGCGAGCCAGCTACTTTCCAGCCTCTGCTTCTGGGTATAACCAAAGCCTCTTTGACCACGGACAGTTTTATCTCCGCCGCCTCTTTCCAGGAGACTACCAGGGTATTGACCGAAGCAGCCATTTCCGGGAAAACTGATTACCTCTTAGGCCTGAAGGAGAATGTCATAATCGGTCGTCTTATTCCTGCAGGAACCGGTCTGGAATACTACAGGAATATTCAGCTTAAAGAAGAAGAAAAAGTTGAGGCTGAAACAAGTATCGTCAAAGAAAATGCTTGA